One bacterium DNA window includes the following coding sequences:
- a CDS encoding YifB family Mg chelatase-like AAA ATPase: MLAKVFSAAVRGVEGYVVEVEADVSPGLSTFFTVGLPDVAVKESKDRVRAAVRNSGYDFAPGSYTVNLAPADTKKEGPSFDLPIALAVLIATRQMVAVRRDRIAVVGELSLDGALRGVRGILPIAVALRDEGFKALIVPKENAKEAALVDGLDVFALETLAQAAELLEGRLTPEPFKVDLQEEFTQAANYDLDLVDVKGQEHAKRALEVAAAGGHNLLMMGPPGAGKTMLARRLPTILPKMSLDEALETTKVHSVAGMLPSNQALVATRPFRSPHHTISSAGLIGGGSYPRPGEVSLAHHGVLFLDELPEFERHVLEVLRQPLEDRRVTIARAQISLTFPASFTLVASMNPCPCGYYGDPNHSCTCSPASIRRYRSKISGPLLDRIDIHLEVPAVPYRELSAERSGEPSAVVRERVNAARERQQERYAGTGIHSNAGLTSKMIRTFCQPEPEAQQLLHQAVDRLGFSARAYDRVLKLGRTIADLEDAPTITAAHVSEGIAYRSLDRKFKV, translated from the coding sequence ATGTTGGCCAAGGTTTTTTCAGCGGCAGTGCGCGGGGTCGAGGGCTACGTGGTGGAGGTGGAGGCCGATGTATCGCCGGGCCTCTCCACCTTCTTCACCGTGGGGCTGCCCGACGTGGCGGTGAAGGAATCCAAGGACCGCGTCCGGGCGGCGGTGCGCAATTCCGGCTACGACTTCGCCCCGGGTTCCTACACCGTCAACCTCGCCCCCGCCGACACGAAGAAGGAAGGCCCGTCCTTCGACCTGCCCATCGCCCTGGCGGTCTTGATCGCCACCCGGCAGATGGTGGCCGTCCGGCGCGATCGGATTGCCGTGGTCGGCGAGCTCTCCCTGGACGGCGCCCTGCGCGGGGTGCGCGGTATCCTGCCCATCGCGGTGGCGCTGCGGGACGAGGGGTTCAAGGCGCTCATCGTGCCTAAAGAGAACGCGAAGGAGGCCGCCCTGGTGGACGGTCTCGACGTTTTTGCCCTGGAAACCCTGGCCCAGGCGGCGGAACTCCTCGAGGGGCGTCTGACCCCCGAGCCCTTCAAGGTGGACCTGCAGGAGGAGTTCACCCAGGCCGCGAACTACGACCTGGACCTGGTGGACGTGAAGGGCCAGGAGCACGCCAAGCGCGCCCTGGAGGTCGCCGCGGCCGGCGGGCATAACCTCCTGATGATGGGCCCCCCCGGCGCCGGGAAGACCATGCTCGCCCGCAGGTTGCCCACCATCCTACCGAAAATGTCCCTGGACGAGGCGCTGGAGACGACCAAGGTCCACTCCGTGGCGGGGATGCTGCCGTCGAACCAGGCCCTGGTCGCCACGCGCCCCTTCCGTTCGCCCCACCACACCATCTCGTCGGCGGGGCTAATCGGCGGGGGGAGCTACCCCCGGCCGGGCGAGGTTTCCCTGGCCCACCACGGGGTACTCTTCCTCGACGAGCTGCCGGAGTTCGAGCGCCACGTCCTCGAGGTGCTGCGCCAGCCCCTGGAAGATCGCCGGGTGACCATCGCCCGGGCCCAGATCAGCCTCACCTTCCCCGCCAGCTTCACCCTGGTCGCCTCGATGAACCCCTGCCCCTGCGGCTACTACGGCGACCCGAACCACAGCTGCACCTGTTCCCCGGCTTCCATCCGCCGCTACCGCTCGAAAATCTCCGGCCCCCTCCTGGACCGCATAGACATCCACCTCGAGGTCCCGGCGGTGCCCTACCGGGAGCTTTCCGCCGAACGCTCGGGCGAACCGAGCGCTGTTGTGCGCGAGCGGGTCAACGCCGCCCGGGAGCGCCAGCAGGAGCGCTACGCCGGCACCGGCATCCACTCCAACGCCGGGCTCACCAGTAAGATGATTCGGACATTCTGCCAGCCCGAGCCGGAGGCCCAGCAGCTCCTGCACCAGGCGGTGGACCGGCTGGGGTTCTCGGCCCGGGCCTACGACCGGGTGCTCAAGCTGGGCCGGACCATCGCCGACCTGGAGGATGCGCCCACAATCACGGCGGCCCACGTCTCCGAGGGCATCGCCTACCGGAGCCTGGACCGCAAGTTCAAGGTGTAG